The proteins below come from a single Falco peregrinus isolate bFalPer1 chromosome Z, bFalPer1.pri, whole genome shotgun sequence genomic window:
- the F2RL1 gene encoding proteinase-activated receptor 2, with protein sequence MDGHRGLCQLLLLPLLLCALLAAATPAGSSGTSSSKGRSFAGRKVSNTNNASEELYEVDEFAAKALTGKLTTVFLPMIYIIVFIIGLPSNAMALWVFFFRTKKKHPAVIYMVNLALADLFFVVWFPLKIAYHVNGNNWLFGEGLCKVLVGFFYGNMYSSILFMTCLSVQRYWVVVNPIVHSRKKSEIALGISLAIWILILLGTIPLYLVNQTAYISNLNITTCHDVLPENVLAHDMFSYFLSLAVGLFLIPALLTAVAYILMIKTLNASISDISTSKKRKRAIKLIIVVLSMYLICFTPSNVLLVVHYLLLKTYSQSYLYVSYITALCLSTLNSCIDPFIYYYISKDFRDNLKNALLCRSVRTTRRMQVSLSSGRYPRKSNSYSSNSNGTTKSTY encoded by the exons aTGGACGGGCACCGcgggctgtgccagctgctgctgctgccgctgctgctgtgCGCGCTGCTGGCGGCCGCCACTCCCGCAG ggAGTAGTGGAACCAGCAGTTCAAAAGGAAGAAGTTTTGCTGGCCGGAAGGtttcaaatacaaataatgCCTCTGAAGAGTTATATGAAGTGGATGAATTTGCAGCAAAAGCCCTCACAGGAAAGCTGACTACAGTTTTTCTTCCTATGATCTATATCATTGTTTTTATCATTGGTTTGCCAAGCAATGCCATGGCCCTCTGGGTCTTTTTTTTCCGAACGAAGAAGAAACATCCAGCTGTGATTTATATGGTTAACTTAGCACTGGCAGACCTCTTTTTTGTTGTCTGGTTCCCACTGAAGATTGCATACCATGTAAATGGCAATAACTGGCTATTCGGCGAAGGTCTCTGCAAAGTACTTGTTGGATTTTTCTATGGAAATATGTACTCTTCCATTCTTTTTATGACTTGTCTCAGTGTGCAACGGTATTGGGTTGTAGTGAACCCCATAGTGcattcaagaaagaaatctgaaattgcCTTGGGCATCTCCCTTGCTATCTGGATACTGATTTTGCTGGGCACTATTCCATTGTATCTTGTTAATCAAACGGCATATATTTCAAATCTTAACATCACTACCTGCCACGATGTGTTGCCCGAAAATGTTTTGGCTCATGATATGTTCAGTTATTTCCTCTCACTTGCAGTTGGACTCTTCTTAATCCCAGCTCTTCTCACTGCTGTTGCTTACATACTAATGATTAAAACTCTGAATGCTTCCATCTCAGATATAAGCACTAGCAAGAAACGAAAAAGAGCAATCAAACTCATTATCGTGGTGCTATCCATGTATCTCATCTGTTTTACACCTAGCAATGTGCTGCTTGTTGTGCATTATTTGCTCCTCAAAACCTACAGCCAGAGCTATCTGTATGTGTCATACATAACTGCACTGTGTCTTTCTACTTTGAACAGTTGCATCGATCCATTCATCTATTACTATATTTCAAAAGACTTCAGAGACAACCTTAAAAATGCTCTTCTTTGCCGAAGTGTGCGAACTACACGGAGGATGCAAGTGTCTCTCTCATCAGGCAGATACCCTAGAAAATCAAATTCATATTCTTCAAACTCAAATGGGACCACTAAATCAACCTACTGA